ATGCAGCTGAGCAATCACAAATTGGTAGACAGAGGTATCCGGATGATTATGAGCGAGATTAATGTTACCTATGAAGAGGCGCAAAAACTGCTGGAAGAACACCAGAACGTCCGCAAAGCCATTGACAATTACAATCGTATTTAGCGAAACTTAACACACAAAATCATGCATACCAACAAAAAAGTATTAAGCAGAGGGATCCGGTATCTGGCCGGAGCCTTACCGTTACTGTTTTTAGGACCTGTTATTATCAACAGCTCTTTTAAAAATCAAAATAATCCCTTGTTTTATCCGGTACTTGGTTTGGGGATTTTAGTTTGCATTACCGCAATGTGGTTTATGTTTTTGGGACTGCGAACCATTACCAGCAGCATGTTTGATAAAGAATCATAATCATGGAAATCAACAGCAACTATCTGGAAAGTGTCAAAAAACAGTTTCTATACTACAAGACTATAGGCGAAAAAGCCATGGAGCAGCTGGAACCGGAACAATTCTTTGTTTCTTTAAATGACGATACCAATTCCATTGCCATGATTGTCAAACATCTTTCCGGCAATATGCTTTCCCGATGGACCGACTTCCTGAACACTGATGGGGAGAAAGCGTGGCGCAACCGTGATGAAGAGTTTGAAGAATCGGTTATGACCAAAGAAGAGTTGCAGGCAGCCTGGGACAAAGGCTGGAATTGCCTGCTTGACACTTTAAACAGCCTGCAGCCGGAACAGCTTTCGGAAATTATCTATATCCGCAATGAAGGGCATACCGTTACGGAAGCGATCAACCGTCAGTTAGCCCATTATCCTTACCATGTTGGACAAATTGTTTTTTATGCTAAAATGCTGAAAAAAGGAAACTGGGACAGTCTTTCGATTCCTAAAAACAAATCCAACGCCTATAATGCCGAAAAATTCTCCAAAGAAAAAACCATACGAAACTTTACCGACGAAGAGTTAAAAAAATTACAATGAAAAAAATAGCACTACTTTCTTTTATTATTGTTTTTGTTTCCTGCTACAACCAGGAACGTAACTGCAAGGATTTCCGAACCGGAAAATTTGAATTTTCCCAGGAAATAGACGGCAAACACATGACATCCGTATTTGAAAGAACCGACAGCCTGCAAATCGAGACCTTTAACGGAAAAACCGACACGGCTTCCGTTCGCTGGACCAATGATTGTGAATTTGTCCTGCAAAAACTGCATCCGAAGAACATGCAGGATAAAAAAGCCATCAGTATGAAAATACTGACTACCAGCAACAAAGGCTATACTTTTGAGTACTCTTTTGTGGGCGATCCAAAAAAACAGAAGGGAACTGTAACAAAAATCGATTAATTTACGTTTAACAGCTGTATTTTAAACCAAAACCAAATAACAAAAAACTAAAATGGAAGTATTCTTAAATCCGGATGCGTGGATCGCTTTATTAACTTTAACATTCCTTGAAATCGTATTGGGTATTGACAACATTATCTTTATTTCGATCGTTACCGGAAAATTACCGGAAGAGAAACGAAAAAAAGCTACCCGGATCGGATTGTTCTTAGCCATGTTCATGAGAATAGGCTTATTATTCGGGATCACGTTGCTAATTGCCATGAAAGAACCTTTATTCAGTGTAAACTGGGGCTGGTTTAACGGGCATTTTACCGGTCAGGCGCTTATTTTATTATTAGGAGGTTTATTCCTGATTTATAAAAGTACCAAAGAAATCCATGAAAAAGTGGACCACAAAGGGGAAGAAGAGCACAACATCAAAACGGCTGCGGCCAAATCGTTTGGAAATGTTATTTTCCAGATATTACTGATTGACCTTATTTTCTCTGTAGACAGTATCCTTACTGCTGTGGGAATGACAAACGGTCTTAACGGTGCCTTAGTTATTATGATTACTGCGGTAATTATCTCTGTCGGGGTGATGATGCTGTTCGCAGTTCCTGTTGGAAACTTTGTGAACTCAAACCCTTCTATCCAGATTCTGGGACTGGCATTCTTAATCCTTATCGGTTTTATGCTGATCACGGAAAGTATGCACTTATCGGAGGCTACATTAGCCGGACAGCACATTGGTGCGGTTCCGAAAGGCTACCTCTATTTTGCCATTGCTTTCTCGCTGGCAGTAGAATTTGTCAACATGAAAATCCGCAAACGCAAATAAAAAATAAAAGCCCTCAATTGAGGGCTTTTTTATTAGTCTAACGTCAGCGTAATCTGACCGTCGTCTTCCAATTGTACATTTTCATCCGATAAATCTTCTTCGCCGCGAACTTCAATCTCTTCCGGGATTTCTTCCGCCGGCGGATCATACGGCAGCGATTCCAGCAGGTTAACCTGTTTGAGCTTGTCTGTCGTTAGCTGGTTTCCTAAGGCTTTTATACCTTTTACCGCAATGAACTGCTCCAGGTCGATCGTCTGGTTTTCTTTCTGAACACCTTTTACTTTTGCAAAAACAATCTCTGCTACCGGTCTGTAATCAGTCGAAACAATTTCCAGCTGCGAGTTAGGATGCTCGGAAATAAACACCTCTTCTTTATTTTCGTTTTCAATCAGGAATCGTTTCACATAATAACGTTCCTTTTCGCCGTCATAATAAATTGCCGAAACCGGTTTTTTAGGAACCCATTTTTCCAGTACCACCATATCTTCATCAAAATGCGTGGTAAGCTCCGGTACGATGGTTTTTAGTTTTCCGGACTGATTAATGATCAGCAACCGGTCATTCGGACGGAATTCTCCTAAAAGCTCTCCCCTTCCATCGACATTCAATCGTTGTACGGTATCGTCAAACCAGATGCGTCGCGGCTTTAAGGTGGAAATGCCCTTTTCTTTCAGTTCTATTTTTTTAATCGGATATTTGGTAACGGTATTCCCTTTACTGCCCCGTCCTTTTATGGTCAGGGTTGCAAAATCCAGATCGAATTTCAGTTTTTTAATACTGCCCACCTGACGCAGCAATACGGTCACTACTTCGGCCTCTCCATTCGGATTGTGGGAAAAGTACAACACCTGCGATCCTTTCGTTTCATTCGTAAGATCATACATTTTATCACGGGTTACCCCGGAAACATTAAAACGTTTCACATAGGAAGGCCCGGATTTACCATCGCGGTAAATCATATTGTATATTGTCCTTTTATCGTTTTTGTCAAATACCGCCACGTGAATAATGTCTTTCCCGATAAACTTTTTATCGTCTACTTTGGAGATCATCATGTTACCGTCGCGAAGGAAAACAATCACATCGTCAATATCGGAACAATCCGCAACATACTCGTCTTTTTTAAGTCCGGTACCAATAAACCCTTCTTCACGGTTTACGTATAGTTTTGTATTTCGAAGCACTACTTTCGTAGCTTCAATGGTGTCAAAACTGCGAATCTCGGTCTGGCGTTCTCTTCCTTTTCCGTAACGTTCTTTTAATCGGGTAAAATAGGCAATCGTAAAATCGATCAGGTGTTCCAGATCATATTTTACCTGTGCGATATCTCCTTCCAAAGCTTCGATCTTTTCCTGTGCTTTGTCAATATCGAATTTCGAGATACGCTTGATCCGGATTTCCGTTAAACGAACAATATCTTCTTCGGTTACCGCACGTTTCAAATGGGTAACGTGTGGTGCCAGCCCTTTATCGATAGCTTTAATCACACCATCCCAGGTTTCTTCTTCCTCAATTAAACGGTAAATCCTGTTTTCGATGAAAATACGTTCCAAAGAAGCAAAATGCCATTGTTCCTCAAGTTCCTCCAACTGGATTTCCAGTTCTCGCTTGAGTAATTCTACCGTTCTGTTTGTTGAGATTTTCAACATTTCTGAAACACCGATAAATAACGGCTTGTTATCCTGGATCACACAGCCTAAAGGCGCCAGAGATGTTTCACAGCCGGTAAAGGCATAAAGCGCATCAATTGTTTTATCCGGTGAAACACCCGGCGGAAGATGGATCAATATTTCAACATCGGCAGCCGTATTGTCTTCAATTTTTTTAACTTTTATCTTCCCTTTTTCATTCGCTTTTAAAATACTGTCAATCAGTGTTGTGGTATTGGTCGAGAAAGGAATCTGGGAAATAACCAGTGTTTGTTTGTCTAATTGTGAAATCTTGGCACGTACGCGTACACGCCCGCCTCTAACACCATCGTTATAGGCCGACATATCGGCGATACCTGCCGTTGGAAAATCCGGATACAGGGTAAACGGTTTTCCTTTTAATATTTTTATCGAAGCATCGATCAGTTCGTTAAAGTTGTGCGGCAGTACTTTTGTAGAAAGACCTACGGCAATACCTTCACCACCCTGCGCCAGCAGTAACGGGAATTTTACCGGTAAATTGATCGGTTCGTTACGACGTCCGTCATAGGACAGCTGCCAGTGGGTAATTTTTGGCGAATACAATACTTCCAATCCGAATTTACTGATACGGGCTTCAATATAACGCGAAGCTGCCGCACCATCGCCGGTCAGGATGTTTCCCCAGTTCCCCTGCGTGTCGATCAATAAATCTTTCTGACCAATCTGCACCATCGCATCACCAATACTCGCATCTCCGTGAGGGTGATACTGCATGGTATGCCCTACCACGTTGGCAACCTTATTGTAACGCCCGTCATCCAACTCTTTCATAGAGTGCATGATACGGCGCTGTACCGGTTTAAAACCGTCTTCAATTGCCGGAACTGCACGTTCCAGGATAACATAGGAAGCATAGTCCAGAAACCAGTCTTTATACATTCCGGTTACTTTCGTAATCGTATCGTTATCAGTTGTTTCCTGATTATTATAAAACTGTTCCCCTTGTGACTGCCCTTCTTCTATTGGATCTAAATTTTCTTCGTCCATTTATATGCTTAATTCAAAATTGAAATTTGAAACTCGATTTTTATTTATCCTCAACCACGTCCAATTCTACTTTCAGGTTTTTAATGATAAATTCCTGACGATCGGGTGTATTTTTTCCCATATAGAATTCCAGTAATTTTTCTATGGATGTTGCTTTATCCAGCATTACCGGATCCAGACGGATGTCTTCGCCGATAAAGTGTTTGAACTCATCCGGAGAAATCTCTCCCAATCCTTTAAATCGGGTTATTTCCGGTTTCGGTTTTAATTTTTCTATCGCGGCTACGCGTTCGTCTTCACTGTAACAATAAATTGTTTCCTTTTTATTACGCACCCGGAATAACGGCGTTTGCAGAATATACAAATGTTCCGCTTTAATCAGTTCGGGAAAGAATTGCAGGAAAAACGTGATGAGCAGCAAACGGATGTGCATACCATCGACATCGGCATCGGTAGCAATTACAATGTTGTTGTACCGCAGGTCGCCCATATCTTCTTCAATGTTCAAGGCTGCCTGAAGCAGGTTGAATTCTTCATTTTCGTATACGATTTTCTTAGTCATCCCATACGAGTTCAGCGGTTTTCCACGCAAACTGAATACCGCCTGCGTATTCACATCCCTTGATTTGGTGATGGAACCCGATGCGGAATCTCCCTCAGTGATAAACAGGGTGCTTTCCAGATAACGCGGATTTTTAATATCGGTTAAATGCACGCGGCAATCGCGTAGTTTACGGTTGTGCAGACTGGCTTTTTTCGCACGGTCCTTGGCTAATTTCCGGATTCCGGAAAGTTCTTTACGTTCTCTTTCCGCCTGTAGAATCTTGCGCAGTAACAAATCGGCTACTTCCGGGTTTTTATGCAGGAAGTTATCCAGGTTTGTTTTTACGAAATCATTGACATAGGTACGTACCGACGGTGAATTTGGTCCCATATCGGTCGATCCCAGTTTGGTTTTGGTCTGCGATTCGAAAACCGGCTCTTCAACTTTTACCGAAATAGCCGAAACAATGGATTTCCGCACATCGGACGCTTCAAAGTTTTTATTGTAAAATTCTTTGATCGTTCGCACAATAGCTTCACGGAAAGCCCCTAAGTGGGTACCTCCCTGAGTGGTATTCTGTCCGTTTACGAACGAATAGTATTCTTCTGAATATTGTGTTTTACTGTGGGTTAATGCGACTTCAATATCATCCCCTTTTAAGTGGATGATCGGGTAGATCATGTCTTCTTCCGAAATGGTTTCTTCCAGTAAGTCTTTCAGACCGTTATCCGAATAGAATTTTTCGCCATTGTAAATAATGGTTAATCCGGTATTCAGGTAACAGTAATTTTTAAGCATTTTAACAATGTACTCGTTACGGTACTTGTAATGCTTGAATATGGTTTCATCCGCAATAAAGGACACTTTTGTTCCTTTGCGTTTGGTTGTTTCTACAATCTCTTCTTCCAGCGTTAAATTTCCGGCAGAGAATTCGGCTGCTTTCTGCTGGTTGTCGCGGACAGATTCCACGCGGAAATAGTTGGAAAGGGCATTTACGGCTTTGGTACCAACCCCGTTCAGACCTACCGATTTCTTAAACGCTTTGGAGTCATATTTTCCCCCGGTATTCATTTTCGAAACAACATCGACCACTTTACCCAATGGAATCCCACGGCCATAATCGCGTACTGTTACCATTTTGTCCTTTACCGTGACTTCAATGGTTTTTCCGGCGCCCATTACAAACTCGTCGATACAGTTGTCAAGAACCTCTTTCAGAAGAATATAAATACCGTCATCAGGTGAAGATCCGTCCCCAAGTTTTCCGATATACATTCCAGGACGCATACGGATATGCTCTTTCCAATCGAGTGAACGTATATTGTCTTCGGTGTACTGATTTTGCTCTAGCATAAAGAAATTTTGGATTTTCTGCTAATATAGCATTTCTGCCGAAAAAATGAAAGAGCGCAGCAATAAAGTTATCAAACAGAATTTGTAAACAACTGATTCTCTGACAATCAAAAAAGCTTCAGATCAAACGCTACTAAAGATAGTATAAATATTACAAAACAGAATAAAATCGGAATTCCCGCAAGCAAAATCCATAGCATTTTAGGTTTTACCTCATCCGATTTTGCAATTTCCAGCGTTGTGGTTACGGAAGCAAAAACCGAAAGAAACAACAAGGCATATCCTAAATAAACACCTGTTTTATGTATCCAGTTGTACTTTATGTTATATTGAAAATCTGCGCCTAGAAAATACGCGATAAAACTGGCTATAAACAGCAACAGTATGTTTCTGATATTTTTTTTAAATTTCATAGTATATTAGTTATAATGGCAAAATATTCCCTTGTCATAAACGGTCCACCAGCTTGCCTTCTGCCGTGCCGCTTTTAAAGCATTATTTGCCCAGGTATTACAGGTATAAAACAGGTTATAAGCACCGTTAGCTTCATAAAAAGCATCGTTTTTGCCGTAACTCCGATGCTGTATCCAGAGTACTTTTTCGTTCGCATCCCGCTGAAAACTACCGGCAATATAAGCAACCAGCTGCCGATAATCTTCTTTGGACAGCATTATCTTTTTACAGTCTTCCCCTTCCGTCATTTTCTTATAAAAAGTGGTGTGCATAGCCGAACTTCCCAGGTTAAAAACAGCATTAAAAGCCGTACCGGCTTTTAAATCGGACCATTCGGGCGTATCCAGGTAAAACCCTTTATCACCCCATCCGAAAGCCAGGTAATTCATAATACTATCCTTAGATCTGGTTTGCCGGAAAGACACTTCTTTTGTCCAGTCCCTGACCTCATTTTTTACCGGTACCACGATATCCGTATGCACCCCATTGGTCAGTATATAAACAGCGATATCCCGCTGTCCGTTAGCCGCTTCCGCACCGTTAACAGTAATCCGGGACAATACCAATACTGCTATGACATACAGCAATAGAAATCCTGTGATTCCGGCAACTGTCCAGCCCAAAATCCTGAGGCATTTTTTAAATACAACCATTCCTGATAAAAATCCGGTTTTGTTAATACTATTTCACTATTACAGGAAATACTATCAAATTAAAGACCATTTCTATTAAAAACTGAATTCTTTTACAATGTCTTTAATCTGGTTGTCAAACAACGGATTGGAGATCTGCTTTTTATCCACATCGAAATTTTCATAAAAACCCGGTAATGAAAATGTTGCCACGATATTAGCGCCATATCTCGGCAGGCTGTTTTTGGCTATTTCCAATACACTTGCCCCGCCTCTTGCACCCGGAGAAGTCGACATGAGCAAAACCGCTTTTTGCTGGAAAACATCTTTAAGCTGTCGGGAACTCCAGTCAAAAATATTTTTAAACGCTACGGAATAATTACCGTTATTCTCGGCCAGTGAAACCACGATCATTTCTGCAGAAGCCAGCTTCTCCAAAAAATCCGTTGCCAGTTGCGGCTTCCCTATTTCCTGCTCTAAATCGACACTGAATACCGGCAGGGCATAATCGTTTAAATCAAGTACCTCAACAGTTGCATCTTCAAACAAATTTGCAACATAGGTTACCAGTTTCTTATTTATAGAGTTATGGCTGTTACTGCCAGCGAAAGCGATAATTTTCATAGGTATATTTTTTTCCGTCTAAAATTACTAAAATTAGCCATACCGATTTCAGCTGACGCCATAAAAAAAGCGAAACAATTGTTTCGCTTTTTATCTTATTTTACTCCGTTAATTAGACATTAAATCTAAAGTGCATTACATCACCGTCTTTAACGATATATTCTTTTCCTTCCACTCTTAATTTTCCGGCTTCTTTTACTTTTGATTCCGAACCAAAGGCTACATAATCATCATAAGCAATAACCTCAGCACGGATAAATCCTTTTTCAAAATCAGTGTGAATTACTCCGGCAGCTTTTGGTGCCGTATCACCCACGTTGATCGTCCAGGCACGTACTTCTTTAACACCAGCCGTAAAATACGTCTGCTGGTTTAACAATTTGTAAGCCGCACGGATCAATACTGACGAACCCGGTTCTGTTAAACCTAAATCTTCCAGGAACATTTTGCGTTCCTCATAGCTCTCCAATTCTGTAATATCCGCTTCCGTTCCTACTGCCAGAACAATAACCTCCGCATTTTCATCCTTTACCAGTTCTTTAACCTGATCTACATAACTGTTTCCTGTTGCCGCAGAACCTTCGTCTACATTACATACATATAAAACCGGTTTTGCCGTAATCAGCTGAAAACCTTCCATTAAAGCCTCCTCATCATGATTTTGCGGTACAACTGTACGGGCAGATTTCGCTGCCAATAATGTTTCACGGATTCGGGTTAGCAATGCTTCCTCAACCTGTGCTTCTTTATTTCCTGTTTTTGCCGCTTTTTTTACTTTTTCCAAACGTTTTTCAACGGTATCCAGATCTTTCAGCTGCAATTCGATATCAATTGTTTCTTTGTCACGGATAGGATTTACATTACCGTCTACGTGAACAATATTATCATTGTCAAAACAACGCAAAACGTGTATGATCGCATTACACTCGCGGATGTTTCCTAAAAACTGGTTTCCTAAACCTTCTCCTTTACTGGCTCCTTTTACAAGACCGGCAATATCCACAATATCCACTGTAGCTGGCTGTACACGCTCCGGCTTCACTAATTCCTCCAATTTTTCCAATCTCGGGTCCGGAACATTTACCACACCGATATTCGGTTCAATAGTACAAAACGGAAAGTTAGCACTTTGTGCTTTTGCATTCGACAAACAATTGAATAAGGTTGATTTCCCAACATTAGGTAATCCTACGATTCCAGCTTTCATGTATATGAGTTTTTAAAAGTCTGCAAATATATTGATTATTAGCCAAACTTCAACCTACTTTTATTTTAACATTTTATTGGCAAAAAAACGTTTTTTTATAAATTTTTTAATACAAATTGTTTAATATTTCCGTTTTTAAAGCTTATATTTGTTAAATAGTAACCTTAAAATAAAAAATATTATGAAAAGATCAATTTTAAGTTTAATAATACTATTCTTCTCTGCGGGTATATACGCCCAAAACACCAATGTTCAGTCTGAAGTTAAAACAACCGTAAGAACAATAAAGGATTCTGAAGGCGAGAAAAAAATCGTTAAAACCGAGGAATTAGAAAAAGTTCAGGACGTTGAATTAAAAGATGCCAATTCCAAATCTTTAAACAAAGAAATGCAGTTAGGACCAACCCAGGTTGTTTCTAAAGTTAAAGTTACTGTTGACGGTATTACCCGTTATGTAGATGTAGACCGCTCTGCTTATTACACCTACAAAGGACAGAAATACCAGGTATTGCTTGATAAAGTGGGATACACTATTATCAATCCGGATACAAAAAAACAGTTGGCAGTTCTTAGAGAAACGTCTAACAATACGTATATTGTAAAAAATAAAAACAAAATTTCCATTGGCCATTTTGATACCAACGGTGATTTGATCATGGAAACATACGATGAAAAAGCCGATACGGTAACGTTTGAAAAAGCAGAAATCATTCGTAACTAATCCGGAAAGCATAAAAAAAGCCTCAAGAAATCTTGAGGCTTTTTTTTATTCGTTATGCAAAAAGGATTGTCGCTGTAAAAGTGTTTCATCACTTTCCACATGGTTATCATCCGGAACACAGCAATCCACCGGACATACTGCCGCACATTGCGGTTCTTCGTGAAAACCTTTACATTCCGTACATTTGCCCGGAACAATATAATATATATCATCCGAAATGGGCGTCTGTGCTGCTTCCGCATCCACTTCTGTTCCGTCCGGAAGCACTATTTTACCGGTTAATTTGGTACCGTCTTTATATCTCCAATCGTCTGCCCCTTCATAGATAGCCGTGTTTGGACACTCAGGCTCGCAAGCCCCACAGTTGATACATTCGTCTGTTATAATGATTGCCATAGCTAATTTTATTATTTTTGCACAAAATTACAATCAAAACCATTCATAAACAAGCCACTCATGACACAAAGCGATAAAAAAACAAGTTTTATTGAATTAGGAAAGTTTTTAAATCAGTTTTCGATAAACGGAAATGAGCAAAAACCGGATGTGAAGAACAATGCCTTATTCTATGATAACTTTATCACACTAATTGAATTATCGCAATCCCATAATGGCTGGTTCACTCCGGAGCAGGTTTATTTTGCAATACAGTCATGGGCAGAAGCCCTGACCGAAGAACAGCTTGACAAATGGTTGTCCCGCTATGATTTCACTGCCGTAAAACCCAAAACGGTGGGCTTAATTCTTGCCGGAAACATTCCGCTGGTTGGCTTTCATGATTTCTTGTCGGTTATCCTGTCCGGCCACAAGGTTTTGATTAAAACATCATCCAACGATCAGAAGCTGCTTCCTTTTTTAGCCGGTTATCTGATTGCCATACAGCCGGAATTAGCCGATTATATCACTTTTACAGACGGGAAGCTGGAAAATTTCGATGCGGTAATCGCTACCGGAAGCAACAATACGGCCCGTTATTTTGAATACTATTTTAAAGACAAGCCGAGCATCATTCGCAAGAACAGAAATTCCGTTGCTATTTTAAACGGAAAGGAAAGCAAAGAAGACCTGATCGGGCTTGGTGAAGATATTTTCCGTTATTTCGGTCTGGGCTGCCGTAACGTTTCGAAATTATTTGTACCGAAAGACTATGATTTCACGCTTTTCTTTGAAGCCATGTATGAATACAGGGATGTTATTTATTATGAAAAATACACCAACAATTACGATTATAACAAGGCGGTTTTTCTGATGAGCGGCTTCAAACTTCTGGACAATGAATTCCTGACAATCAAGGAAGATTCCAGCTATGCCTCTCCTATTTCGTCTGTTTTCTATGAATATTACGATTCCATTGCTGCTTTAACAGAGAAACTCAACTCCGAAAAAGATCAGCTTCAGTGCATTGTATCAAATGGCATTATTGAGGATAGTGTTATTTTCGGGCAAACCCAGAAGCCTAAACTTTGGGATTATGCAGATAATGTGGACACGATTGCTTTTTTAATAAAAATCTAACTTTCTCGTTTTCTTTTGTGATTAAGATTATTTTTTTTAGGAAATTTACAGTCTTAAACACACTCAATGCAACTAGAACACAAAAACAATGTTAGTCCTGTACTCAAAGACGGGATTAAGAACTATCTCATTGATATTGACGGTACCATTACCGACGATATTCCCAATGAAGAACCTGAAAGAATGGAAACTTGTCTTCCTTTCCCGGATGCTCTTGAAACAATCAACAAATGGTATGATGAAGGTCATATTATCTGTTTTTTCACCTCGCGCACCGAAGAACACCGTGAGGTTACGGAAAAATGGCTGATAAAGCACGGTTTTAAATACCACAGTATCCTGATGGGCAAACCCCGGGGCGGTAATTATCACTGGATTGATAACCATCTGGTTAAAGCCACCCGTTACAATGGTAAATTTACCGATTTAGTAGACAAAGAAGTCGTTATTCAAGTTTTTAAAGATTAGTTTCCCCAATGAAAAAACACAATTACAGCGCAGGTCCCTGCATTTTACCACAAGAAGTTTTTCAAAAAGCATCACAAGCCGTTTTAGATTTTAACAATACCGGCTTATCCATATTGGAAATATCCCACAGAAGTAAAGAATTTGTTGCCGTTATGGAAGAAGTAAGGGCTTTGGCTCTTGAACTTTTAGGCTTACAGGGAAAAGGCTACCAGGCTTTGTTTTTACAGGGCGGTGCCAGTATGGAATTCCTTCGCATCCCGTATAACCTGAT
This region of Flavobacterium inviolabile genomic DNA includes:
- a CDS encoding 4Fe-4S dicluster domain-containing protein — encoded protein: MAIIITDECINCGACEPECPNTAIYEGADDWRYKDGTKLTGKIVLPDGTEVDAEAAQTPISDDIYYIVPGKCTECKGFHEEPQCAAVCPVDCCVPDDNHVESDETLLQRQSFLHNE
- a CDS encoding LNS2 domain-containing protein gives rise to the protein MQLEHKNNVSPVLKDGIKNYLIDIDGTITDDIPNEEPERMETCLPFPDALETINKWYDEGHIICFFTSRTEEHREVTEKWLIKHGFKYHSILMGKPRGGNYHWIDNHLVKATRYNGKFTDLVDKEVVIQVFKD
- a CDS encoding acyl-CoA reductase — translated: MTQSDKKTSFIELGKFLNQFSINGNEQKPDVKNNALFYDNFITLIELSQSHNGWFTPEQVYFAIQSWAEALTEEQLDKWLSRYDFTAVKPKTVGLILAGNIPLVGFHDFLSVILSGHKVLIKTSSNDQKLLPFLAGYLIAIQPELADYITFTDGKLENFDAVIATGSNNTARYFEYYFKDKPSIIRKNRNSVAILNGKESKEDLIGLGEDIFRYFGLGCRNVSKLFVPKDYDFTLFFEAMYEYRDVIYYEKYTNNYDYNKAVFLMSGFKLLDNEFLTIKEDSSYASPISSVFYEYYDSIAALTEKLNSEKDQLQCIVSNGIIEDSVIFGQTQKPKLWDYADNVDTIAFLIKI